A region of bacterium DNA encodes the following proteins:
- a CDS encoding metalloregulator ArsR/SmtB family transcription factor has translation MRKLEKTFKALSDRNRIRILKMLEVKPMCVCEVTSILGIAQSSVSRHLGILRDAGFVNDEKDGLWVIYSLATSTDDVIATIMTGLRRWGKEDARIIEDKKEARAVSRDEIRAGA, from the coding sequence ATGAGAAAACTGGAGAAAACATTCAAGGCCCTCTCCGACCGCAACCGCATCCGGATTCTGAAGATGCTGGAGGTGAAACCGATGTGCGTCTGCGAGGTGACCAGCATCCTGGGCATCGCTCAATCGAGCGTCTCGCGACACCTGGGCATTCTGAGAGATGCGGGGTTCGTCAACGACGAAAAAGACGGCTTGTGGGTCATTTATTCGCTGGCGACGAGCACGGACGACGTCATCGCGACGATAATGACGGGGCTGCGGCGGTGGGGGAAAGAGGATGCGCGGATAATCGAGGATAAAAAGGAAGCCCGGGCGGTCAGCCGGGATGAGATTCGTGCCGGAGCATGA
- a CDS encoding permease, with protein sequence MLAIFLLAYFLPFSGLSFDGPIKEALLMLQEYARQHVLLCLVPAFFIAGGISVFVDQQAVIKYFGAKANKVLAYGVASISGTILAVCSCTVLPLFSGIYRRGAGIGPATAFLYSGPAINVLAIILTARVLGMELGIARAVGAVVFSVVIGLAMHFIFIKEERKKAANGAGFAEGEEADGRPLWKNGLYFASMVGVLVFANWSGAARGEGGIWDFIFRIKWVLTGIFLASLIWMLIAWFKREEIKKWTASAWTFAKQILPLLFIGVLVAGALLGRAGHEGLIPSEWVAGLVGGNSLFANFFASLAGALMYFATLTEVPILQGLIGAGMGKGPALALLLAGPALSLPNMLVIRSVMGTKKTLVFVALVVAMAMGTGYFFGTFWG encoded by the coding sequence ATGCTGGCAATCTTTCTGCTGGCCTACTTCCTGCCCTTTTCCGGCCTGTCTTTCGATGGTCCGATCAAGGAAGCGCTGCTGATGCTCCAGGAGTACGCCCGCCAGCACGTCCTTCTCTGCCTGGTGCCCGCCTTCTTCATCGCCGGGGGAATTTCGGTCTTCGTCGACCAGCAGGCGGTGATCAAGTATTTCGGGGCGAAGGCGAACAAGGTTCTCGCCTACGGCGTGGCCTCGATCTCGGGGACGATCCTGGCCGTCTGTTCCTGCACGGTTCTGCCCCTTTTCTCCGGGATCTACCGGCGGGGCGCGGGGATCGGCCCGGCCACGGCCTTTCTCTACTCCGGCCCGGCCATCAACGTCCTGGCGATCATACTCACCGCCCGGGTACTGGGGATGGAACTGGGCATCGCCCGGGCGGTGGGGGCAGTAGTCTTCAGCGTGGTTATCGGGCTGGCGATGCACTTCATATTTATTAAAGAGGAGAGGAAGAAGGCGGCAAACGGAGCCGGCTTTGCCGAGGGAGAGGAAGCAGACGGGCGGCCGCTCTGGAAGAACGGGCTCTACTTCGCCTCGATGGTGGGGGTCCTGGTCTTCGCCAACTGGAGCGGGGCGGCGAGAGGCGAAGGCGGGATCTGGGACTTCATCTTCCGGATCAAGTGGGTTCTGACCGGGATCTTCCTCGCTTCCCTGATCTGGATGCTGATCGCCTGGTTCAAGCGGGAGGAGATCAAGAAGTGGACGGCCTCCGCCTGGACCTTTGCCAAGCAGATACTCCCGCTGCTTTTCATCGGGGTACTGGTAGCCGGCGCACTTCTCGGCCGGGCCGGCCACGAAGGGCTTATCCCCTCGGAATGGGTAGCCGGCCTGGTCGGAGGAAACTCCCTCTTCGCCAACTTTTTCGCTTCCCTGGCCGGGGCTTTGATGTACTTCGCCACGCTGACCGAGGTTCCCATCCTCCAGGGGCTGATCGGGGCCGGGATGGGAAAAGGCCCGGCACTGGCCCTGCTCCTGGCCGGCCCCGCGTTGAGCCTTCCCAACATGCTGGTGATCCGGAGCGTCATGGGGACGAAGAAGACGCTGGTATTCGTCGCCCTCGTCGTCGCCATGGCGATGGGGACGGGATATTTCTTCGGTACATTTTGGGGGTAA
- a CDS encoding thioredoxin family protein, with translation MKIEVLGTGCPKCHKTKENIEAALSESGREAEVVEVKDLKAIAAHGVMLTPAVVIDGEVKMAGKVPSVEQIKALLG, from the coding sequence ATGAAGATTGAAGTTCTGGGAACGGGTTGTCCGAAGTGTCACAAGACCAAGGAGAACATCGAGGCGGCTCTCTCCGAGTCGGGACGGGAAGCCGAGGTTGTCGAGGTGAAGGACCTCAAAGCCATCGCCGCCCACGGGGTGATGCTCACGCCGGCGGTAGTGATCGACGGCGAGGTGAAGATGGCCGGAAAGGTGCCGAGCGTAGAGCAGATCAAAGCCCTGCTCGGGTGA
- a CDS encoding cytochrome c biogenesis protein CcdA produces the protein MSGALAALSRAVEGTPLLALGASLVWGVFSIILSPCHLAGIPLIVGFIDEQGRISLRRAFVLSLLFAVGILSSIGIVGAVTAGAGRMIGDVGRHGNYLVAVIFLVIGLHLLDFIPMPWSGPGRVEMKRKGLAAAFIIGLAFGIALGPCTFAYMAPMLAVTFKLAASNLLYGLSLLLAYGIGHCSVIVAAGTFAEGVQHYLNWNERSRGALIVKKACGVLIVLGGLYMIYSAR, from the coding sequence ATGAGCGGGGCATTGGCCGCCTTATCCCGTGCCGTCGAGGGAACGCCCCTCCTTGCCCTGGGGGCTTCGTTGGTTTGGGGGGTGTTCAGTATCATCCTCAGTCCCTGCCATCTGGCGGGCATACCCCTCATCGTCGGGTTTATCGACGAGCAGGGCCGCATATCCCTGCGGCGGGCGTTTGTCCTCTCTCTGCTTTTCGCGGTCGGAATCCTTTCGAGCATCGGTATCGTCGGCGCGGTCACCGCGGGGGCAGGGAGGATGATCGGAGACGTTGGAAGGCACGGTAATTATCTTGTCGCGGTGATATTCCTCGTGATCGGCCTGCATCTCCTTGATTTCATCCCGATGCCCTGGTCGGGTCCGGGGAGAGTGGAGATGAAGAGGAAGGGACTTGCGGCCGCTTTTATTATCGGGCTCGCCTTCGGAATCGCCCTCGGGCCCTGCACCTTCGCCTATATGGCGCCCATGCTGGCCGTGACGTTCAAGCTGGCCGCGTCGAATCTTCTCTACGGCCTCTCTCTTCTGCTTGCGTACGGTATCGGTCACTGCTCGGTGATCGTCGCCGCCGGCACCTTCGCCGAGGGAGTGCAGCACTATTTGAATTGGAACGAGCGTTCCCGGGGGGCGCTCATAGTGAAAAAAGCCTGCGGTGTTCTGATCGTCTTAGGCGGTTTATATATGATTTACAGTGCGCGCTGA
- a CDS encoding VCBS repeat-containing protein, whose translation MRRWIIIGLGTVFGSNVLNAVTAADFDGDSRDDVAVFRPASGLWAVQGVTRAYFGGSGDEPRPGDYDGDGIADIAIFRPAVGLWAVRGVTRTYFGGSTDTPLAGGGGQRLYDYVVKPNDGADLVAALESDTYRSVFIPSGTYSASTDITIDEVRIITGAGNDSGGTVINLASGAHIVLDADRVTMENLRVLDGGDLSAQIVLMENADGCRLNNIICLDSAHNGIAGMMDGPTNICLYACEVKEAANIGFRYIDQLVNCLAENCEGGGYYNCAALSGCIVEGELVTPAGFAYCWELSNCSSRDCDGEGYDHCSLVTASDATDCNAGFRETYRISACMASGNTGTGFDSCSFISSSCSTLNGTYGFYNCSYVSACYALMNSTANWNSCTQTAACNDGS comes from the coding sequence ATGAGGAGATGGATCATCATCGGTCTTGGTACCGTCTTCGGATCGAACGTCCTCAACGCCGTTACGGCGGCGGATTTCGATGGCGACTCCCGCGACGACGTGGCCGTGTTCCGCCCCGCTTCCGGACTCTGGGCGGTGCAGGGCGTAACCAGGGCTTACTTCGGCGGTTCCGGAGATGAGCCCCGTCCCGGAGACTACGACGGCGACGGTATCGCCGACATCGCCATTTTCCGCCCGGCGGTCGGGTTGTGGGCGGTCCGGGGCGTCACCCGGACCTACTTCGGGGGCTCTACCGACACCCCGCTGGCGGGCGGAGGGGGGCAACGCCTCTACGATTACGTGGTCAAGCCCAACGACGGGGCCGATCTGGTGGCGGCCCTGGAAAGCGACACCTACCGCAGCGTCTTCATCCCCAGCGGGACTTACTCGGCCTCGACCGACATTACCATAGATGAGGTCAGGATCATCACCGGGGCGGGAAATGATTCCGGAGGCACGGTCATAAACCTTGCTTCGGGGGCCCATATTGTTCTGGATGCGGACCGTGTGACGATGGAGAACCTTCGCGTGCTCGACGGCGGGGATTTATCGGCCCAGATCGTTCTGATGGAAAACGCCGACGGTTGTCGGCTGAACAATATTATTTGTCTAGATAGCGCTCATAACGGTATTGCAGGCATGATGGACGGCCCCACTAATATTTGCCTCTATGCCTGCGAAGTCAAGGAAGCGGCGAATATCGGTTTCCGATATATCGACCAGCTGGTCAATTGCCTCGCCGAAAACTGCGAGGGAGGCGGTTACTATAATTGTGCTGCGCTTTCCGGGTGTATAGTGGAAGGCGAACTGGTAACTCCTGCTGGATTTGCTTATTGCTGGGAACTTTCAAACTGCTCGAGCAGAGACTGCGACGGAGAAGGATATGACCACTGCTCGCTGGTAACCGCCAGCGATGCCACAGATTGTAACGCTGGCTTCCGAGAGACTTATCGGATAAGCGCCTGCATGGCCAGCGGTAATACCGGCACCGGATTCGATAGCTGTTCCTTTATCAGTTCGTCATGCTCCACTTTGAACGGAACGTACGGGTTCTACAACTGTTCATACGTAAGTGCCTGTTACGCTTTAATGAATTCCACAGCGAACTGGAATTCCTGTACCCAAACCGCCGCGTGCAACGACGGTTCATGA